In Spirosoma aureum, a single genomic region encodes these proteins:
- a CDS encoding Hsp20/alpha crystallin family protein — protein MATLVRYNRIPTFFNPFYGRPVIDRYHNTSPNVPAVNVKEVETAFQLELAAPGLKKEDLKINVENNTLTIAYKPEAKADETGPKFTRHEFGFNAFERSFRLPKTVNADEIKASYTDGILTVELPKIEVKEEKVVKEIAIA, from the coding sequence ATGGCAACTTTAGTTCGATATAACCGCATTCCAACTTTCTTCAACCCTTTTTACGGTCGCCCTGTCATTGACCGGTATCACAATACAAGCCCAAACGTTCCGGCTGTGAACGTAAAGGAAGTTGAAACAGCCTTCCAGCTTGAACTGGCTGCACCTGGTTTGAAAAAAGAAGATCTGAAAATTAACGTTGAGAACAATACGCTTACGATCGCTTACAAACCTGAAGCAAAAGCTGACGAAACAGGCCCTAAATTTACCCGGCATGAATTTGGCTTTAACGCTTTCGAACGGAGTTTCCGCCTGCCCAAAACAGTAAATGCCGACGAAATTAAGGCTTCTTATACCGACGGTATCCTGACGGTCGAATTACCTAAAATTGAGGTGAAAGAAGAGAAAGTAGTGAAAGAAATTGCCATTGCTTAA
- a CDS encoding Uma2 family endonuclease — protein sequence MVSSDKETVQTEAIPDALIYETLNGRPLYYKDYRNVVAGILKPEDIMGSSDLQAILVSLINTHITINRDRKRFITATNESGLHVAVGDNLSADIAIFEKAKLGPLKGKYFDVAPKVVVEVDIKIDLNEIGSDVAYISEKTRELFTFGVERVLWVLSKIQKIIILLPNQDWIITDWANDVMVMEDCVINIKNLLDEEDISY from the coding sequence ATGGTATCTTCTGACAAAGAAACCGTCCAAACGGAAGCCATTCCCGATGCGCTCATTTACGAGACGCTCAATGGTCGCCCGCTATACTACAAAGACTATCGCAATGTAGTAGCAGGCATTCTCAAACCCGAGGATATCATGGGCAGCAGTGATTTACAGGCGATTCTGGTATCGCTAATTAATACGCATATCACCATTAATCGAGACAGGAAGCGGTTTATTACGGCAACTAATGAATCGGGTTTACATGTAGCCGTTGGTGATAATTTATCCGCTGACATTGCCATTTTTGAAAAAGCGAAATTAGGCCCATTAAAAGGTAAATATTTTGATGTAGCGCCCAAGGTTGTTGTGGAAGTAGACATCAAAATTGACCTGAACGAGATTGGGAGCGATGTGGCTTACATTTCCGAGAAAACCCGGGAACTGTTCACATTTGGCGTTGAGCGCGTGTTATGGGTACTTTCAAAAATTCAGAAAATTATTATTCTTCTCCCCAATCAGGATTGGATCATTACGGATTGGGCCAATGATGTAATGGTTATGGAGGACTGTGTGATAAATATCAAAAACCTATTGGACGAAGAAGACATTTCCTATTAA
- a CDS encoding DeoR family transcriptional regulator: MDKQLLATVVSEAKPESGQLHRSSGNFSTDSITPGALYVTFEVVDSPNPDAIHFDVMRDKSVGFDPIEYKNAYSGFQSNNVEPFRSLYIANPENASAPFTVNVYSIS, encoded by the coding sequence ATGGACAAACAGTTATTGGCCACGGTAGTTTCTGAGGCAAAACCAGAATCTGGCCAACTTCATCGGTCGAGCGGCAATTTCTCGACCGATTCTATCACACCCGGTGCGCTCTACGTAACGTTTGAAGTAGTGGATAGCCCCAATCCCGATGCGATTCATTTTGACGTTATGCGGGATAAAAGTGTTGGTTTTGATCCCATTGAATACAAAAATGCGTACAGCGGTTTTCAAAGTAATAATGTTGAGCCGTTTCGGTCTTTGTACATTGCCAACCCTGAAAATGCTTCAGCACCTTTTACCGTGAATGTTTACAGCATTTCATAG
- a CDS encoding serine hydrolase domain-containing protein: MKTSKNRQFVKPVLGRSLVALVLLLAMACSSLLSDHLPPDSQADRRSNVQKTVDSVRTALEKDLQNSVPSLNVLIQTPTEKILASSVPPGNTPVLETTNFRFASNTKNFTSTAILNMHEDGWLDFKAPITGLIPGTSVPYVPNTPAWDFPYKNSITIEQLLQHSAGVFDVDNDPVPGFNGKTFTEATQLADPTHQFTTEEMIHQLIINNLSYFAPGTGYHYSNTGYAILGKIIERVYSTKSGSAKTYGDYLKDYVVGPNAPVPVAIHFPVRADDTVLPSPRVEGLELQPGKAIKYGDYNMSAQVAEGNGYGTMAALNTYIRSLMKGQNVLKPETVTIMQTDASSTNPTYRLGCTLTKNLGYGHNGARIGNLALMAYDPLTDVSIVVYLPLWDLTNGLDSFTKCFNAMYDAAYAARATLGYPGKP, translated from the coding sequence ATGAAAACCTCTAAAAATAGACAATTTGTTAAACCTGTGCTTGGTCGAAGTCTGGTGGCTCTGGTTTTGCTACTAGCGATGGCCTGTTCCTCTCTGCTCTCTGACCATCTACCGCCTGATTCTCAGGCCGATCGCCGAAGTAATGTTCAAAAAACTGTCGATAGCGTTCGGACAGCCCTGGAAAAAGACCTCCAGAATTCGGTTCCTTCACTAAATGTGTTGATTCAAACACCTACTGAAAAAATACTGGCATCTTCGGTTCCTCCAGGTAACACCCCCGTCCTGGAAACGACTAATTTTCGGTTCGCCAGTAATACAAAAAACTTTACGAGTACTGCCATTCTGAATATGCACGAAGATGGTTGGCTAGATTTTAAGGCACCTATTACCGGCCTTATACCTGGCACCAGCGTGCCTTATGTTCCCAATACACCCGCGTGGGATTTCCCGTATAAAAACTCGATTACCATTGAGCAATTATTGCAACACAGTGCCGGTGTTTTTGATGTCGATAATGACCCCGTTCCTGGATTCAACGGAAAAACATTTACTGAAGCGACTCAACTGGCTGATCCTACACACCAGTTCACAACAGAAGAAATGATTCACCAGTTGATCATTAACAATCTTTCCTATTTTGCGCCGGGCACCGGTTATCATTACAGCAATACGGGCTATGCAATTCTGGGGAAGATTATCGAACGCGTTTATTCAACAAAAAGCGGCAGTGCTAAAACTTATGGCGATTACCTGAAAGATTATGTAGTTGGGCCGAACGCGCCTGTACCCGTTGCCATTCATTTTCCTGTCCGGGCTGATGATACGGTGTTGCCGAGCCCTCGTGTAGAAGGTCTTGAATTGCAACCAGGAAAGGCCATCAAGTACGGTGATTACAACATGAGTGCCCAGGTAGCTGAAGGAAATGGTTACGGTACAATGGCTGCTCTTAATACATATATACGCTCATTGATGAAAGGGCAAAACGTTTTAAAACCCGAAACCGTGACGATCATGCAAACGGATGCGTCGTCGACTAATCCAACCTATAGACTGGGTTGCACGTTGACAAAAAATCTGGGTTATGGTCATAACGGCGCGCGTATCGGTAATTTGGCGCTGATGGCTTACGATCCCCTCACCGACGTATCGATCGTGGTTTATTTGCCATTATGGGATCTTACCAATGGGCTGGATTCATTTACAAAGTGCTTTAATGCTATGTATGACGCGGCCTATGCCGCCAGAGCGACGTTAGGTTATCCAGGCAAACCCTGA
- a CDS encoding MFS transporter yields the protein MVTDSSPTDTYASLRIPDFRYFVMNSFLMTVTLLIQEVILGYELYKITHDPLALGLVGLAEALPFIAISLFGGHLADRRDKKRILQWSSLVILFGSVILYLVFQPSVVAGLSQTARLATIYGVLMLIGTAKGFYSPASSSLKPFLVPRELYTNSATWSSSFWQAGAIVGPGVAGFIYNWVGFDNTLIVVIGLFAICLVLISFIKPKPVPVTNVPAQRLTDSLKEGFRFVFKTQIVLYAISLDLFSVLFGGVVAILPVFAEDILKVGAEGLGFLRAAPSVGALLTMAFMTKYPPTHNAWRNMLLAVAGFGITTIIFSVSTNFYLSLVMLALTGAFDSVSVIIRQTILQIFPPDHMRGRVAAVNGIFVSSSNEIGAFESGLMARLLGTVPSVALGGVVTLAVVTYVYARSKELFAVRLG from the coding sequence ATGGTTACCGACAGTTCCCCGACTGATACCTACGCATCCTTACGCATTCCAGACTTTCGCTATTTTGTAATGAATAGTTTCCTGATGACGGTTACATTATTGATTCAGGAAGTTATTCTAGGCTACGAACTCTATAAAATTACACACGATCCGCTGGCTTTAGGCCTAGTTGGACTGGCTGAAGCCCTGCCTTTTATTGCCATATCGCTTTTTGGTGGCCATCTGGCCGACCGGCGCGATAAAAAGCGGATCCTTCAGTGGAGCTCACTGGTTATCCTGTTTGGTTCAGTGATTTTATACCTTGTTTTTCAGCCGTCGGTTGTGGCGGGGTTGTCGCAGACGGCACGATTAGCCACGATTTATGGTGTACTGATGCTGATTGGTACGGCCAAAGGATTTTATTCGCCTGCCAGTTCGTCGCTAAAACCGTTTTTAGTACCACGGGAATTGTATACCAACTCGGCTACCTGGAGCAGCTCATTCTGGCAGGCAGGAGCAATTGTGGGGCCGGGTGTGGCTGGATTTATTTACAATTGGGTGGGTTTCGATAATACATTGATCGTAGTCATTGGTCTGTTTGCCATTTGTTTAGTCCTCATCAGTTTTATTAAGCCTAAGCCCGTACCCGTTACGAATGTGCCCGCTCAGCGGCTGACCGATAGCCTTAAAGAAGGTTTTCGCTTTGTCTTTAAAACCCAGATTGTTCTGTATGCGATCTCTCTTGATTTGTTTTCTGTCCTTTTTGGGGGCGTTGTGGCCATTTTGCCGGTTTTCGCCGAAGATATTCTAAAAGTTGGCGCTGAAGGGCTAGGGTTTTTGCGGGCGGCTCCTTCTGTTGGAGCGTTACTTACCATGGCCTTTATGACGAAATATCCACCCACGCATAATGCCTGGCGTAATATGCTATTGGCAGTAGCTGGTTTTGGGATTACAACGATTATTTTTTCGGTATCAACAAATTTTTACCTCTCCCTTGTCATGCTGGCGTTGACCGGAGCGTTCGATAGCGTGAGCGTGATTATCCGACAAACGATATTGCAGATATTTCCGCCCGACCACATGCGTGGACGCGTGGCAGCCGTGAATGGTATTTTCGTCAGTTCATCCAACGAAATAGGTGCTTTTGAATCGGGATTGATGGCCCGATTGCTGGGCACAGTGCCTTCAGTAGCATTGGGGGGTGTTGTTACGCTGGCTGTCGTAACGTACGTATATGCCAGATCGAAGGAGTTATTTGCCGTGAGGCTGGGCTAA
- the argH gene encoding argininosuccinate lyase, with protein MKLWQKEGVTTAEQIERFTVGRDREMDLYLAPFDVLGNLAHAQMLETIGLLTDHELSLLNDELKAIYQDIEEGSFVIEEGVEDVHSQVELLLTRTLGNVGKKIHSGRSRNDQVLVDLKLFTRDRLWRVAEATQRVFDRLIDRSEQHKNDLLPGYTHLQIAMPSSFGLWFGAYAEALADDMLTLQTAYRLSNRNPLGSGAGYGSSFPLNRTLTTELLGFEGMHVNVVYAQMSRGKTEQTALTALAAIAATISRMAMDICLYNSQNFGFLTLPDALTTGSSIMPHKKNPDVAELLRAKTNRLKALPMEVTLVMSNLPSGYHRDMQLLKEILMPAFDELLDCLDITEFMLEHIQVKTNLLDDSKYDLLFSVERVNELVLQGVPFREAYQTVGKEIAEHTYNPPRTLHHTHEGSIGNLGTELIVDHMAKAVAGFGVDRAQNAIETLLGRSR; from the coding sequence TTGAAACTCTGGCAAAAAGAAGGCGTCACAACAGCCGAACAAATTGAACGCTTCACGGTCGGGCGAGACCGCGAAATGGATTTATACCTCGCTCCTTTCGATGTACTGGGTAACCTGGCCCATGCGCAGATGCTGGAGACAATTGGCCTGCTCACCGACCATGAATTGAGCTTGTTAAACGATGAATTAAAAGCCATATATCAGGACATTGAGGAAGGCAGTTTTGTTATTGAAGAGGGCGTTGAAGACGTTCATTCTCAGGTTGAATTATTGCTAACACGCACCCTGGGCAACGTCGGCAAGAAAATCCACTCGGGCCGGTCACGCAATGATCAGGTACTGGTAGACCTGAAACTCTTTACCCGTGATCGTCTCTGGCGCGTTGCGGAGGCTACCCAGCGTGTATTCGATCGACTCATCGACCGTTCCGAACAGCATAAAAATGACCTGCTGCCGGGCTATACACACCTGCAAATTGCCATGCCATCGTCATTTGGCCTTTGGTTTGGTGCCTATGCCGAAGCCCTGGCCGACGATATGCTGACGCTACAGACAGCCTACCGTCTTTCCAATCGGAATCCGCTTGGTTCGGGAGCTGGCTACGGTTCGTCATTCCCGCTCAACCGCACGCTCACAACCGAGTTGCTGGGTTTTGAGGGAATGCACGTAAACGTTGTTTATGCGCAGATGAGCCGGGGAAAAACAGAACAAACCGCCCTGACCGCACTGGCAGCAATAGCGGCAACGATCTCCCGTATGGCAATGGATATTTGCCTCTATAACAGCCAGAATTTCGGTTTTCTGACCTTGCCGGATGCACTCACAACCGGCAGCAGCATAATGCCCCACAAGAAAAACCCCGATGTAGCCGAGCTGCTGCGGGCTAAAACGAACCGACTGAAAGCCCTGCCGATGGAGGTGACGCTGGTGATGAGCAACCTGCCTTCCGGCTACCACCGCGATATGCAACTGCTGAAAGAAATTCTGATGCCAGCCTTCGATGAACTCCTGGATTGTCTGGATATCACCGAGTTCATGCTGGAGCATATTCAGGTGAAAACAAATCTGCTCGACGACTCAAAGTATGATCTATTATTCAGTGTAGAGCGGGTAAATGAACTCGTTTTACAAGGCGTACCTTTTCGTGAAGCCTACCAGACGGTTGGCAAAGAGATTGCCGAACATACGTATAACCCTCCTCGCACCCTGCACCATACGCACGAGGGCAGTATTGGCAATTTAGGGACCGAACTCATTGTCGATCACATGGCTAAAGCGGTTGCTGGTTTTGGCGTTGATCGGGCCCAGAACGCCATTGAAACCCTGTTGGGGAGAAGCCGTTAA
- a CDS encoding SMP-30/gluconolactonase/LRE family protein: protein MKKALLFSMSLLVGAGLVALRSSTAPKPIKLVKVWETDTTLRTPESVLYDGHNTLYVANIDGKSDSLDGSGFISKVSLDGKVENLRWTSGLNAPKGMGLFKKRLYVTDVYRLVAINTETGQADKTWDAVGKGAFLNDVTVDKDGIVYVSDSRADKLYRLKDDKWEVLMEGEQLNKPNGVLAVGKDKLMVGSTKIGALRTLDLNTKSLTTVADGMANTDGIVPAGKGNYFVSDWNGQLFHISSDGTKQQLLDTRADKVNAADIEYVAKKKLLIVPTFFKNKLIAYRVE, encoded by the coding sequence ATGAAAAAAGCGCTACTTTTTTCGATGTCGTTGCTCGTAGGGGCTGGCCTGGTTGCTTTAAGATCTTCTACTGCGCCAAAGCCCATCAAACTGGTAAAAGTTTGGGAAACCGACACAACGCTTCGAACTCCCGAATCCGTCCTTTACGATGGACATAATACACTATATGTGGCCAATATTGACGGAAAATCGGATTCGCTCGATGGCAGCGGTTTTATTTCTAAAGTGTCACTCGATGGTAAGGTAGAAAATCTGCGCTGGACGTCGGGACTCAATGCGCCAAAGGGAATGGGATTGTTCAAAAAAAGACTTTATGTGACGGATGTTTATCGGTTAGTGGCCATTAATACGGAAACAGGACAGGCCGATAAGACCTGGGATGCGGTTGGCAAGGGGGCTTTTCTGAACGATGTAACAGTCGATAAAGATGGAATTGTTTACGTATCAGACAGTCGTGCCGATAAGTTGTATCGCCTGAAAGACGACAAGTGGGAAGTGCTGATGGAAGGCGAACAATTGAATAAACCAAATGGTGTGCTCGCTGTTGGTAAGGATAAACTGATGGTGGGCAGTACTAAAATTGGTGCCTTGCGAACATTGGATCTGAATACCAAATCGTTGACAACCGTAGCCGATGGCATGGCCAATACAGATGGAATTGTTCCAGCAGGAAAGGGAAATTATTTCGTCTCAGACTGGAATGGGCAATTGTTTCATATTAGCTCAGATGGAACAAAACAACAACTGTTGGATACCCGAGCTGATAAAGTTAATGCGGCTGATATTGAGTACGTTGCCAAGAAGAAATTATTGATCGTACCGACTTTTTTCAAAAACAAACTGATTGCCTATCGGGTCGAATAG
- a CDS encoding phosphoribosylanthranilate isomerase, giving the protein MESPFRTRIKICCISSPEEARLAIRLGADALGLVGRMPSGPGVVGDELAALIVDSTPPPIATFMLTSETNTGDIIAHQRRVGANTIQIVDAVPPETYAQLRDALPALKLVQVIHVIDEKNIDEALQAVQNGVDALLLDSGNPNLAVKELGGTGRVHNWAVSRQIVAQSTVPVFLAGGLTIENVRNAIETVQPFGLDICSGVRTNGQLDEKKLEAFVRIVLG; this is encoded by the coding sequence ATGGAATCTCCGTTCAGAACACGGATTAAAATTTGCTGTATCAGCAGTCCCGAAGAGGCTCGTCTGGCTATTCGGCTCGGTGCCGATGCCCTTGGGCTGGTAGGTCGAATGCCCAGTGGCCCCGGTGTCGTTGGCGACGAGTTAGCCGCCCTGATTGTTGACTCAACACCTCCACCCATCGCTACGTTTATGCTCACAAGCGAAACCAATACCGGCGATATCATTGCGCATCAACGGCGCGTAGGTGCCAATACGATCCAGATCGTTGATGCCGTACCACCCGAAACATACGCGCAACTTCGTGACGCATTACCCGCCCTTAAACTGGTGCAGGTTATTCATGTAATCGATGAGAAAAATATTGATGAAGCACTACAGGCCGTGCAGAACGGCGTCGATGCCCTGCTGCTCGATTCAGGGAACCCAAACCTGGCCGTAAAAGAGCTGGGTGGCACAGGACGAGTGCACAATTGGGCAGTCAGTCGGCAGATTGTTGCCCAGTCGACCGTACCCGTATTTCTGGCTGGTGGACTCACTATCGAAAACGTTCGGAACGCAATCGAAACCGTACAACCGTTTGGCCTCGACATTTGTAGTGGAGTCCGGACAAATGGCCAATTAGACGAAAAAAAACTGGAGGCCTTTGTTCGTATCGTGTTGGGATAA
- a CDS encoding tetratricopeptide repeat protein: MMRPFLPLVILLCFCVPFVASAQQTAVDFFESGIGKSKSGDFTGALQAFSMAITMNPENAASYYNRGVAKASLKDHRGAILDYDRAIELNGKDAMAYLSRGASKSKQDDHRGALLDFSRSIELNPDDPQAYYSRGSSRSRIEQYRGALADFSKAIELDPANVLVYYARGITKQKLDDFSGSLADFTKVIEMTPKRSQAFSGRGISKVELNDFNGAITDLNKAIELSPEDAEAYFYRGYAKGKLEDFKGALADYDRSITLKADNFKAYYGRGFCRGKLGDQKGALQDFTQAIEMNNSNTDAKVVYSGRITRPILDNLRNLVQERNRISELSPERSEAYFSRGVSKNKQGDQRGAIADLNKSIELNPTYAEAYFSRGLIKSAQGDQRGAITDCNDAIKLNPRYSEAFYVRGIIRHSLGDENGGCLDLSKAGELGYNPAYKAISDYCN; the protein is encoded by the coding sequence ATGATGCGACCTTTCCTGCCGTTAGTTATTCTACTGTGCTTCTGTGTACCATTTGTGGCATCAGCCCAACAAACCGCCGTCGATTTTTTCGAAAGTGGTATTGGTAAAAGTAAATCCGGCGATTTCACGGGTGCTCTACAGGCTTTTAGTATGGCCATTACGATGAACCCCGAAAATGCAGCAAGCTATTATAATCGGGGTGTTGCCAAAGCAAGTCTAAAAGATCACCGGGGGGCCATTCTGGACTATGATCGGGCGATTGAACTGAATGGCAAAGATGCAATGGCCTATCTGAGCCGAGGTGCCAGTAAAAGTAAACAGGATGACCATCGGGGCGCCCTTCTGGACTTCAGCCGATCGATCGAATTAAACCCCGACGACCCTCAGGCGTATTATAGCCGTGGCAGCAGCCGGAGCCGAATTGAGCAATACAGGGGTGCTTTGGCCGATTTCTCGAAAGCAATCGAGCTTGACCCTGCCAACGTTCTGGTTTACTATGCCCGTGGCATCACCAAACAGAAACTTGATGATTTTTCGGGTAGTCTGGCCGATTTTACGAAAGTGATTGAAATGACGCCCAAACGTTCCCAGGCGTTTTCAGGGCGTGGTATCTCGAAAGTTGAACTGAACGATTTCAACGGCGCGATTACTGATCTCAACAAAGCCATTGAATTAAGCCCGGAAGATGCCGAAGCTTATTTTTATCGGGGCTACGCAAAAGGAAAGCTGGAAGACTTTAAAGGCGCGCTGGCCGACTACGACCGATCTATTACCCTAAAGGCCGATAATTTCAAAGCTTATTACGGTCGCGGATTTTGTCGTGGCAAACTTGGTGATCAGAAGGGAGCGCTTCAGGATTTCACGCAGGCCATCGAGATGAACAACTCGAATACCGACGCAAAGGTGGTATATAGCGGTCGCATTACCCGCCCCATCCTCGATAACCTCCGCAACCTGGTTCAGGAGCGGAATCGTATCAGCGAGCTTTCTCCGGAACGGTCTGAAGCCTATTTCTCGCGGGGTGTCAGTAAAAACAAGCAGGGCGATCAGCGGGGAGCCATTGCCGACCTGAACAAATCGATTGAATTGAACCCTACCTATGCCGAAGCTTATTTCTCGCGGGGATTGATCAAATCGGCCCAGGGTGATCAGCGGGGCGCTATCACCGATTGCAATGATGCGATCAAGCTAAATCCTCGTTACAGCGAAGCGTTCTATGTGCGCGGCATTATTCGACATAGCCTTGGCGATGAAAATGGTGGCTGTCTCGACCTCTCCAAAGCAGGCGAATTAGGCTACAATCCCGCTTATAAAGCAATTAGCGATTATTGCAACTAA
- a CDS encoding glycoside hydrolase family 97 protein — protein sequence MPNYLLITILSGLLLAKSYAQPLISTTSPNQSINLVIRNTSEGNISYQVSYKGKAVIEPAGLGFILSKPQVSLSRFTIIAADSSTVDENWQPVWGETNRIRNQYKELVLTLQDKSASNIRLRIRFRVFNDGLGFRYEFPEQTTLTHFIVADELTQFVLAADHKTFWMPGDYDSNEYLYNTTKLSEIDAVAAADREKDTALKSVIGPDAVQTPLLFKTDNNLYISIYEAALVNYPVMHLRVDKSKRILTVQLVPDAVGNKAYLQTPTQTPWRTIIVSDQATDLLASKLILNLNEPSKIGDASWIKPQKFIGMWWEMHIGKATWEKAGGKHGANTRNVMKYIDFAAKYGFDGVLVEGWNVGWEDWFGNWKEDVFDFVTPYPDYNLDSLTSYARQKGVRIIMHHETSGSVTNYERRMDAAYQFMVKKGINTVKTGYVGRIIPRGEHHDGQWMINHYQRVAEKTAEYKIMLDSHESAHPTGLHRTYPNWMASEAARGSEFNNAPTLGITPEHTTILPFTRLLGGPMDFTPGLFRFRLNQFDSTRTQRVRTTLAKQLALYVTLYSPLQMVADLPENYEKHLDAFQFIRDVPVDWDDTKVVAAEPGDYVLIARKAKGSSSWFAGAITDENSRDLSLSLSFLELGNIYEATIYRDAANTDWQTNPETYLIEKKTVTSKTTLSLHLAKGGGCAIQFVKR from the coding sequence ATGCCTAACTATCTACTAATCACAATTTTATCTGGCCTTTTGCTGGCGAAATCGTATGCCCAGCCACTGATTTCCACGACCTCGCCAAACCAATCCATTAACCTTGTTATACGAAACACCTCGGAAGGCAATATTTCCTATCAGGTCTCCTATAAAGGGAAAGCCGTCATTGAACCCGCTGGCCTGGGATTTATTCTGAGCAAACCACAAGTATCGCTATCTCGATTTACCATCATTGCAGCAGACTCCTCTACAGTCGATGAAAACTGGCAGCCCGTTTGGGGAGAAACCAACCGAATCCGTAATCAGTATAAAGAGTTAGTGCTCACATTACAGGACAAATCCGCTTCAAACATCCGGCTGCGCATACGATTTCGGGTGTTTAATGATGGGTTGGGATTCCGCTATGAGTTTCCCGAACAGACAACCCTTACTCACTTTATTGTGGCCGATGAACTGACCCAGTTTGTTCTGGCAGCTGACCATAAAACGTTCTGGATGCCGGGTGATTATGACTCGAATGAATACCTCTATAACACGACCAAACTGAGCGAAATTGACGCTGTCGCTGCGGCCGATCGGGAAAAAGATACGGCCTTAAAATCGGTAATCGGTCCCGACGCTGTTCAAACTCCTTTACTTTTCAAAACAGACAACAACCTGTATATCAGCATCTACGAAGCCGCATTAGTAAACTACCCGGTCATGCATCTGAGGGTAGACAAAAGCAAGCGTATCCTCACAGTTCAACTAGTGCCGGATGCGGTGGGCAATAAAGCCTATCTTCAAACGCCCACCCAAACACCCTGGCGAACTATTATTGTCAGTGATCAGGCAACCGATTTACTGGCGTCAAAACTGATTTTGAATCTCAACGAGCCATCAAAAATTGGCGATGCATCGTGGATCAAACCCCAGAAATTCATAGGTATGTGGTGGGAAATGCACATCGGCAAAGCGACCTGGGAAAAAGCCGGAGGTAAGCATGGGGCCAACACGCGAAACGTCATGAAATACATTGACTTTGCGGCCAAATATGGCTTTGATGGCGTGCTGGTCGAAGGTTGGAATGTTGGCTGGGAGGATTGGTTTGGAAACTGGAAAGAAGACGTTTTCGATTTTGTTACCCCCTACCCGGATTACAATCTGGATTCGCTCACCAGCTATGCCCGTCAGAAAGGAGTTCGAATCATCATGCATCATGAAACATCGGGCTCGGTTACGAACTACGAACGCCGAATGGATGCGGCCTATCAGTTTATGGTGAAAAAGGGTATCAACACCGTTAAAACGGGCTATGTCGGTCGTATTATTCCGAGGGGCGAACATCATGATGGACAATGGATGATCAATCACTACCAGCGGGTTGCCGAAAAGACGGCTGAGTATAAAATTATGCTGGATTCCCATGAATCGGCCCACCCAACCGGCCTTCATCGTACCTACCCCAACTGGATGGCCAGCGAAGCGGCTCGGGGTAGTGAATTCAATAACGCCCCAACGCTGGGAATTACACCTGAGCACACCACCATTCTACCATTCACCCGCCTGCTGGGCGGCCCTATGGACTTTACGCCCGGTTTGTTTCGCTTTCGTTTGAATCAATTTGATAGTACACGGACGCAACGCGTTCGTACAACATTGGCAAAACAACTTGCCTTATATGTTACGCTGTACAGTCCGCTCCAGATGGTGGCTGATCTGCCCGAGAACTACGAAAAGCACCTGGACGCTTTTCAGTTTATTCGCGATGTGCCGGTTGACTGGGACGATACCAAAGTAGTAGCCGCCGAGCCGGGCGACTATGTGCTAATTGCCCGTAAAGCCAAAGGTAGTTCTAGCTGGTTTGCCGGAGCTATCACCGACGAAAACAGCCGTGACTTATCGCTCAGTCTGAGCTTTTTAGAGCTTGGCAACATCTATGAAGCAACGATTTATCGCGATGCAGCCAACACGGATTGGCAAACAAACCCGGAAACGTACCTCATTGAAAAGAAAACGGTGACCTCTAAAACTACCCTGTCGCTTCACCTGGCCAAAGGAGGTGGCTGCGCTATTCAATTCGTTAAACGCTAA